Below is a genomic region from Aurantimonas sp. HBX-1.
TGCAGCTCCGGGAACTCGCCGACCGCCTCGGTGGTGAGGTCGGCCTTGGCGAGCAGCGCGGCGCGGCGGACCAGGGCCGTCAACTCTGGTCCGGAGACGTCCTCGCCGGCCAGCGTCGCGCCCTCGGGATAGAGGGTCGCGGCGATCGTTTCGGCCAGCGCCGCGATGCGGGCGACGCGCTCGCCCTGGGTGCCGAGCTTGGCGTGGAAGGTGACGCCCAGCGCGTCGAGCTTGGCCATGCGCTGGTCGAGCGGCCGGGAAAGGTCCAGCCCGAACTTTTCCGCTGCAGGGCGGAGGGTTTCCAGGTCCGGCAGTTCTGCCTGGTCGGTGTTCCAGAAATACAGCGCGTCGGAGAGCCGGGCCCGCACCACCTTGCCGTTGCCGCGGGCGATCTCGGCGCCGCCGTCTGAGGCGGTGATGTTGGCGACGAGGACGAAGCGGTCGGAGAGCGCCCGCTCGCCGTTCCGCCGCGTGACGAAGCACTTCTGGTTGGTCTTGATGGTCTGCTGGACGACTTCCGGCGGGATCGCGAGGAACGCCGCGTCGAACTCGCCCATCAGCGTGACCGGCCACTCGACGAGGCCCGCCACCTCCTCGAGCAACGCCTCGTCGGGCACCACTTCGAGGCCGAGGGCAAAAGCGAGGTTCTCCGCGTCGTGGCGGATCATGTCCTTGCGGCGCTCGGCATCGAGCACCACGAACGCCTTCTCCAGGCTGTCGGCATAGTCGGCGAAGCGGCGCACCCGGAACTCGGCCGGCGCATGGAAGCGGTGGCCGCTGGTGACGTTGCCGGCGCGGATGCCCTGCACCTCGATGTCGACGACGACCGGTTCCTCGGTCTCGGGACCGAAGGTGCAGAGGATCGACTGCAGCGGGCGCACCCAGCGCAGCGAGCCGGGCTCGCGCGAGGCGGGGCCCCAGCGCATGGATTTCGGCCAGGGGAAGCTGCGGATGATCCCCGGCAGGACGTCGGCGAGGATTTCCTCCGCCGGGCGGCCGGGTTTGGCGATCGTGGCGACGTAGAAATCGCCCTTCTTCGGGTCGCTGCGGACCACCGCCTCGTCGATCGAGGCGAGGCCGGCGCCGCGCAGGAAGCCCTCGATGGCCTTTTCCGGCGCGTCGGTGCGCGGGCCCTTGCGCTCCTCGACGACGTCCTTCGAGCGGGCGTCGACGCCGCGGATGTCCAGCGTCAGGCGGCGCGGCGTCCAGTATTCGCGGGCGCCCTCGTAGGTCAGCCCCGCCTCGACCAGTGCGTTGGTGACGAGTGCCTTCAGGTCCCCCGCCGCCTTGCGCTGCATGCGGGCCGGGATCTCCTCGGAGCGGAGTTCGAGCAGGAGGTCGGGCATGGGCGTTTCGCAATCGCAGGAAATGAAGCGGCCTTGCACCATGGCTCAACGGCGATTGCAAGCCGTCAGCGGGCCATCGTCACTCCAGCGCCGCCAGAAACGTCGCGACGTCCCGTGGCGTGGTCAGCCGGAACTTCTGCCGGGGGAAGGCCGCGTAGAGGCGGGCAAGGCCCGGCCCCGAATGCTCCGGAAACGTCCAGGCCCATTTCAGGAAGCCGGCATCGAAGCGCTCGGGGCAGCCTGCCGCCATGTCGGGCCGCACCTGCCCGTGGCAGGCGGCGACGCGGCGCAGGATGCGCAGGACGCAGAGCCAGCGCGGCAGATCCAGCCAGATCAGCGTGTCGGCCCTGTCGGCGCGAATGTGAATGGTGGCGGTGTGGTTGCCGTCGAAGACCCAGCCCGGCACGGCGACGGCGTCCTCGACCAGCGAGATCTGGCGCCGCGCCTCCCGCCTGCGCCAGCCTGCCGTCCAGTAGAGCTGGTCCATGTGGATGACGCGCAGCCCGTGCGCGGCGCCGATCCGGCGCGCCAGCGTCGACTTGCCGGCGCCGGGACTGCCCACGATCATCACCGAGCGACCGATGGCCGGCACGCACCCCTCCCCGGCAGCGATGGTCCACGCGATCGATCGAAGCCCAGTTCGGGACGTCGATCAACCGGCGTCGGTTCGGCCATCCGGCGGGGTCTCTCGCGGCGCCGCGCGCGGCCGTCGATCCGCATCAGGAGGTGCCGGGCTTCGGCCGCGGCCGCCTCCTGCCGACGATCTCCGGCGGTGCCGGTTCCGCGCCGGGTGGCAAATGCCGCCGCGCATCGACCGCGGCCCCGATCGCGCCCAGCACCGCCGCGATGTCGGCGCGGACAGCACTGTTGGCAAAGCGCAGCACGTCATAGCCGCGCTCGCCGAGCCAGCGGTCGCGCGCCGCGTCCTTGGCCTGCTGGTCGGGGCGGGCATGCTGGGCGCCGTCGACCTCGATGACGAGGCGCAGGCGATGCGAGACGAAGTCGGCGAGATACGGCCCGATCACCACCTGGCGCCGGAAATGAACTCCCTCGCCCGGGATGGCGCGGATGCCGCGCCAGAGGTGCTCCTCCAGCGCGGTGGTCTGCGCGGCGATGGCGCGGCGGGCGCGATGCGCCTTGGCCTCGAGGCGGGTCATCGCCATGGCTGCGACTCGCCCGACGCGTCAGATATCGGCGTTGATCGCGTCGCAGGACGCCATGTCGCCGCTCTCGTAGCCGCGCCGGAACCAGGTCTGGCGCTGCTCGGAGGTGCCGTGGGTGAAGCTGTCCGGCACGACGGTGCCCTGGCTGCGCTCCTGCAGCGTGTCGTCGCCGATCTGCTCGGCGGCGTTCAGCGCCTCGT
It encodes:
- the glyS gene encoding glycine--tRNA ligase subunit beta; its protein translation is MPDLLLELRSEEIPARMQRKAAGDLKALVTNALVEAGLTYEGAREYWTPRRLTLDIRGVDARSKDVVEERKGPRTDAPEKAIEGFLRGAGLASIDEAVVRSDPKKGDFYVATIAKPGRPAEEILADVLPGIIRSFPWPKSMRWGPASREPGSLRWVRPLQSILCTFGPETEEPVVVDIEVQGIRAGNVTSGHRFHAPAEFRVRRFADYADSLEKAFVVLDAERRKDMIRHDAENLAFALGLEVVPDEALLEEVAGLVEWPVTLMGEFDAAFLAIPPEVVQQTIKTNQKCFVTRRNGERALSDRFVLVANITASDGGAEIARGNGKVVRARLSDALYFWNTDQAELPDLETLRPAAEKFGLDLSRPLDQRMAKLDALGVTFHAKLGTQGERVARIAALAETIAATLYPEGATLAGEDVSGPELTALVRRAALLAKADLTTEAVGEFPELQGLMGRYYAALQGEHPSVQAAIEDHYKPLGPTDTVPTDPVAISVALADKLDMLVGFWAIDEKPTGSKDPYALRRAALGVIRLVLDNGLALPLGALMPAGDLLSFFHDRLKGQLRDSGARHDLVDAVLSGTQEAPISPLVGEMPGRAEGGPVPQPTQPYDLAHGHMASPPSGLSPISPTRGEISQSQTASASNDNLLDITRRVTALGAFLDSEDGANLLAGTRRAANILAAEEKKGTAIAAEVSLDLLTEHEEKVLAGAIDRAELELDEALAVGNYAHAMAALARLRIPVDAFFDKVLVNAEDTAIRANRLALLTRIRAATRRVADFSRIAG
- a CDS encoding endonuclease domain-containing protein, encoding MAMTRLEAKAHRARRAIAAQTTALEEHLWRGIRAIPGEGVHFRRQVVIGPYLADFVSHRLRLVIEVDGAQHARPDQQAKDAARDRWLGERGYDVLRFANSAVRADIAAVLGAIGAAVDARRHLPPGAEPAPPEIVGRRRPRPKPGTS